A region from the Methylocystis iwaonis genome encodes:
- the purC gene encoding phosphoribosylaminoimidazolesuccinocarboxamide synthase: MDFLKPRLIPMNRRRRIYEGKAKVLYEGPEPGTLIQHFKDDATAFNAKKHEVIDGKGVLNNRISEYIFQNLNNIGVPTHFIRRLNMREQLIREVEIVPLEVVVRNVAAGSLAKRLGIEEGTQLPRSIIEFYYKNDALDDPMVSEEHITAFGWATPQEIDDIMALAIRVNDFLSGLFLGVGIRLVDFKMECGRLWEGDMMRIVVADEISPDSCRLWDIKSNDKLDKDRFRRDLGGLVEAYTEVARRLGIMQEGETVRVGAPKLVQ, translated from the coding sequence ATGGACTTTCTCAAGCCCCGGTTGATCCCAATGAACCGCCGTCGCCGTATCTACGAAGGCAAGGCCAAGGTCCTCTACGAGGGCCCGGAGCCTGGCACGTTGATTCAGCATTTCAAGGACGACGCCACCGCCTTCAACGCCAAAAAGCATGAAGTGATCGATGGCAAAGGCGTCCTCAACAACCGCATCTCGGAATATATCTTCCAGAACCTCAACAACATTGGGGTGCCGACGCATTTCATCCGCCGGTTGAACATGCGCGAGCAGCTCATCCGCGAGGTCGAGATCGTTCCGCTGGAAGTCGTCGTGCGCAACGTGGCCGCGGGCTCGCTGGCCAAGCGCCTCGGCATCGAGGAAGGCACGCAGTTGCCGCGCTCGATCATCGAGTTCTACTACAAGAACGACGCGCTCGACGATCCGATGGTGTCGGAAGAGCATATCACCGCCTTTGGCTGGGCCACGCCCCAGGAGATCGACGACATCATGGCGCTCGCCATTCGCGTCAACGATTTCCTGTCCGGCTTGTTCCTGGGCGTCGGCATCCGCCTCGTCGATTTCAAGATGGAGTGCGGCCGGCTGTGGGAAGGCGACATGATGCGAATCGTCGTCGCCGACGAAATCTCGCCCGATAGCTGCCGTCTGTGGGACATCAAGTCCAACGACAAGCTGGACAAGGACCGCTTCCGCCGTGATCTCGGCGGGCTGGTGGAGGCCTATACCGAGGTCGCCCGCCGGCTCGGCATCATGCAGGAAGGCGAAACCGTCCGCGTCGGCGCGCCCAAGCTGGTGCAGTAG
- a CDS encoding Uma2 family endonuclease → MGVPFLDPRPMNAEEFFAFTAARPDDEKWELIEGEPVLNASASRLHQKILLNLSLLLGALARDGNGAWEVLPGLGVRLSEISVPVPDLLIRPNDDLKGVECSDMMVAFEVLSPSTANKDLRWKRKAYATLPTLSQYVVVAQDAVEVVSYDRKIGFAERRFETANAELDLPIIGARLSLRDIYRDTGLL, encoded by the coding sequence ATGGGCGTCCCTTTTCTCGACCCTCGACCGATGAACGCGGAGGAATTCTTCGCGTTCACCGCCGCGCGCCCCGACGACGAAAAGTGGGAGCTGATCGAGGGGGAGCCGGTCTTGAACGCGTCAGCAAGCCGCCTGCATCAGAAAATCCTTCTCAACCTGTCGCTCTTGCTCGGCGCGCTCGCCCGGGACGGCAATGGCGCGTGGGAAGTTCTCCCCGGCTTGGGCGTTCGCTTGTCCGAGATCAGCGTCCCGGTGCCCGACCTCTTGATCCGACCCAACGACGATCTCAAAGGCGTCGAATGCAGCGACATGATGGTCGCTTTCGAGGTTCTTTCTCCCTCGACCGCCAATAAGGACCTGCGCTGGAAGCGTAAGGCCTATGCGACGCTGCCGACCCTCTCGCAGTATGTTGTCGTCGCTCAGGACGCCGTCGAAGTCGTCTCCTACGACCGCAAGATTGGCTTCGCCGAGCGTCGTTTCGAAACGGCGAACGCCGAGCTCGACCTGCCGATCATCGGCGCGCGATTGTCGCTTCGCGACATCTATCGCGACACGGGCCTCCTCTGA
- the holA gene encoding DNA polymerase III subunit delta, with protein MVAVSGREAERFVASPPENIFLFLVHGADAGMVRERALAIVGKRVDDRHDPFQFVELSGDAVSSDPLTLLDEANTTPLFGGRRAILVETGAKSVLPAVTSLVSAPPAACTVVLTASALKKDAPLRKLVEGAKQGAGIECLPDTEQDIHALVDRTLREANLVATPEARALLLAALGEDRLMSRAELAKLVLYMHGREHVEAADVETIVAHASSIASDRVVAAAFAGDAGETLDAYFAQGGDAGAILFGALRYAVALHRARLTIERESGRTDAGVTALFRAGFGFMHRALMEEQLKAWTSPRLAALIEPLREAQTRARANAASAQMEAERALWRVAKAARRR; from the coding sequence TTGGTCGCCGTCTCGGGCCGCGAGGCTGAGCGCTTCGTTGCGTCTCCGCCGGAGAATATCTTTCTCTTTCTCGTCCATGGCGCCGACGCCGGCATGGTGCGCGAGCGGGCGCTCGCGATCGTCGGCAAGCGCGTGGACGATCGCCACGATCCCTTCCAGTTCGTGGAGCTCTCGGGCGACGCCGTTTCCTCCGATCCGCTGACGCTCCTCGATGAAGCCAACACCACGCCGCTTTTCGGCGGACGGCGCGCCATTCTCGTCGAGACCGGCGCGAAATCCGTCCTTCCCGCGGTCACCTCGCTCGTCTCGGCGCCGCCCGCCGCCTGCACCGTGGTTTTGACAGCCAGCGCGCTGAAGAAGGACGCGCCGCTGCGCAAGCTGGTCGAGGGGGCAAAGCAGGGGGCAGGGATCGAATGCCTGCCCGACACCGAGCAGGATATTCACGCCCTCGTCGACCGCACGCTGCGTGAGGCCAATCTTGTCGCGACGCCGGAAGCGCGCGCGCTTCTCCTCGCGGCGCTGGGCGAGGATCGGCTCATGAGTCGCGCCGAGCTCGCCAAGCTCGTCCTTTATATGCATGGGCGCGAGCATGTCGAAGCGGCGGATGTCGAGACGATCGTCGCGCATGCCTCGAGCATCGCTTCTGACCGAGTTGTAGCGGCGGCTTTTGCCGGCGACGCGGGCGAGACGCTCGACGCTTATTTCGCGCAAGGGGGCGATGCGGGCGCGATTCTCTTCGGCGCCTTGCGTTACGCCGTGGCGCTGCACCGCGCGCGGCTCACGATCGAGCGCGAGAGTGGACGCACGGACGCTGGTGTCACGGCGCTGTTTCGCGCCGGCTTCGGCTTCATGCATCGCGCGCTGATGGAGGAGCAGCTCAAGGCCTGGACCTCGCCGCGTCTCGCCGCGCTGATCGAGCCGCTGCGCGAGGCCCAAACCCGCGCCCGCGCCAATGCGGCAAGCGCGCAAATGGAGGCCGAGCGGGCGTTGTGGCGGGTCGCGAAGGCGGCGCGGCGAAGGTGA
- the purS gene encoding phosphoribosylformylglycinamidine synthase subunit PurS, with product MKARVVVTLKNGVLDPQGKAIEGALNSLGVEGVASVRQGKVFDVEMAGADPAAAKAQLTAACEKLLANTVIENYQIDL from the coding sequence ATGAAAGCACGTGTCGTCGTCACCCTGAAAAACGGCGTCCTCGATCCGCAAGGCAAGGCGATCGAAGGCGCGTTGAACTCGCTCGGCGTCGAGGGCGTCGCCAGCGTCCGTCAGGGCAAGGTGTTCGACGTGGAGATGGCGGGCGCCGACCCCGCCGCCGCCAAGGCGCAGCTCACCGCCGCCTGCGAGAAGCTTCTCGCCAACACTGTCATCGAGAACTACCAGATCGATCTGTGA
- the purQ gene encoding phosphoribosylformylglycinamidine synthase subunit PurQ codes for MKAAVIVFPGSNREGDMARALEQATGKKPAMLWHADHELPAGLDLVVLPGGFSYGDYLRCGAIAGRAAIMGAVQAHAARGGLVLGVCNGFQILCESGLLPGVLMRNANLRFVCKMQHLRVERNDTAFTRHYAKGQAIEVCIAHGEGNYEADDATIERLEGEGLVAFRYCDSAGVVGGAANPNGSRNDIAGIYSAQRNVLGLMPHPENLIDPLVGGVDGRALFESLASAA; via the coding sequence ATGAAAGCCGCCGTCATCGTCTTCCCTGGCTCCAATCGCGAAGGCGACATGGCGCGCGCGCTCGAGCAGGCGACGGGGAAGAAGCCCGCCATGCTCTGGCACGCCGACCATGAGTTGCCGGCCGGCTTGGATTTGGTCGTTCTGCCCGGCGGCTTCTCCTATGGCGACTATCTGCGCTGCGGCGCCATCGCCGGCCGGGCCGCCATCATGGGCGCGGTGCAGGCGCATGCGGCGCGCGGCGGGCTGGTGCTCGGCGTCTGCAACGGCTTCCAGATTCTCTGCGAGAGCGGCCTGCTGCCGGGCGTGCTGATGCGCAACGCCAATCTGCGCTTCGTCTGCAAGATGCAGCATCTGCGGGTCGAGCGAAACGACACGGCCTTCACGCGCCACTACGCCAAGGGCCAGGCAATCGAAGTTTGCATCGCCCATGGCGAAGGCAATTACGAAGCCGACGACGCGACCATCGAGCGGCTGGAGGGCGAAGGGCTCGTGGCCTTCCGTTACTGCGATTCCGCGGGCGTCGTAGGCGGCGCCGCGAATCCGAATGGATCGCGCAACGACATTGCGGGGATCTATTCGGCACAGCGCAACGTGCTCGGGCTAATGCCGCATCCCGAGAATCTCATCGACCCGCTGGTCGGCGGCGTCGATGGCCGCGCGCTATTCGAGAGCCTCGCCAGCGCGGCTTGA
- a CDS encoding tyrosine recombinase XerC: protein MREPSSRIARPAAKPLPDAARFSAAPQIAREAGLWLQALAGEKRASRHTIDGYGRDVAGFLAFLTEHLGARPDSAALLALQPADLRAYLAMRRNEGLENRSLLRALAAIRNFLRFLEKKGLAKTDLFGAVRAPKKPHSLPKALAVQDARDLIDPEQRAGEAREPWVLARDAAVLALLYGAGLRISEALSIAHKDAPIGGIDRVTITGKGGKMRTLPVIEPVRRAIESYLAICPYELSGGPLFLGAKGGPLSPRIVQLAVQRLRGALGLPDSATPHALRHSFATHLLGRGGDLRTIQELLGHASLSTTQIYTAVDKKRLLDAYKSAHPRAD from the coding sequence ATGCGCGAACCCTCCTCTCGAATCGCCCGTCCGGCCGCAAAGCCTCTGCCCGACGCCGCGCGGTTTTCCGCCGCGCCGCAAATAGCCCGAGAGGCCGGCCTTTGGCTGCAGGCGCTCGCGGGCGAAAAACGCGCCTCGCGCCACACGATCGACGGCTATGGACGCGACGTCGCCGGCTTTCTGGCCTTTCTCACGGAACATCTCGGCGCCCGGCCCGATTCTGCCGCGCTCCTCGCCTTGCAGCCGGCGGATTTGCGCGCCTATCTGGCCATGCGCCGCAATGAGGGGCTCGAGAACCGCTCGCTGCTGCGGGCGCTCGCCGCCATCCGCAACTTTCTGCGGTTTTTAGAGAAGAAGGGGCTCGCCAAAACAGACCTCTTCGGCGCCGTGCGCGCGCCCAAGAAGCCGCACAGCCTGCCCAAGGCGCTCGCCGTCCAAGACGCCCGCGATCTCATCGACCCCGAGCAGCGGGCGGGCGAGGCGCGCGAACCCTGGGTGCTGGCGCGGGACGCGGCCGTGCTCGCTTTGCTCTATGGCGCGGGGCTGCGCATTTCCGAAGCGCTGTCGATCGCGCACAAAGATGCGCCGATCGGCGGGATCGACCGGGTGACCATCACCGGCAAAGGGGGCAAGATGCGCACGCTTCCCGTGATCGAGCCCGTGCGGCGCGCAATCGAATCCTATCTCGCGATCTGCCCTTACGAACTCTCCGGCGGCCCGCTGTTCCTTGGCGCCAAGGGCGGACCGCTGTCGCCGCGAATCGTGCAGCTCGCCGTGCAGCGCCTGCGCGGCGCGCTGGGCCTGCCCGACAGCGCGACGCCCCATGCGCTGCGCCATTCTTTCGCGACGCATCTTCTCGGTCGGGGCGGCGACTTGCGTACGATCCAGGAGCTGCTGGGACACGCGTCGTTGTCGACGACGCAGATTTATACGGCCGTCGACAAGAAGCGCCTGCTCGACGCTTATAAATCGGCGCATCCGCGGGCGGATTAG
- a CDS encoding right-handed parallel beta-helix repeat-containing protein, which translates to MKRFLTALALSLLAFSSPTQAVVIASVSDYGANGADANDDTAAFNNCLAANKTCWVDAGSYIVGNVHMNSGNRLQGLAVQQYGMDNATNTATRPILKGKAGSAYLLDVTSVTDGGAIVGLFLDCASSNMTGISHGSFSLSIDNLTVVNCGVGLGGVNAPYTSFMRITNSTFGANNTGIMNIIDSYLSNVDFANNWGPGLDLRSGSNANTITNTRFEWNNGPGISTWASGADAAFGNNVSNCFFDRNGKAAIVLEHAINWNISNNFFYRNGRLATVASENAQITMANSSKITITGGSSETGKDNDGAGARTPSYVVSYGSGNSYFALRGLIAGGKYSATNIHGGYTVAPTLGAAPTTGSLIDPIY; encoded by the coding sequence ATGAAACGCTTTCTGACTGCGCTTGCCTTGTCGCTCCTTGCTTTCTCGTCGCCGACGCAGGCCGTCGTCATCGCATCAGTTTCGGATTATGGCGCGAATGGCGCTGACGCGAACGACGACACCGCCGCCTTCAATAACTGCCTCGCCGCCAATAAGACCTGCTGGGTCGACGCAGGCAGTTACATTGTCGGCAATGTGCATATGAACTCTGGAAACCGACTGCAAGGCTTGGCCGTCCAGCAATATGGCATGGACAACGCCACGAACACGGCGACCCGGCCGATCCTCAAGGGCAAGGCGGGATCGGCCTATCTTCTCGACGTCACATCGGTCACCGACGGCGGCGCGATTGTCGGCCTCTTCCTCGACTGCGCGTCATCCAACATGACCGGCATTTCGCACGGCAGCTTTTCGCTCAGCATCGACAATCTGACTGTTGTTAATTGCGGCGTGGGTCTCGGCGGCGTCAATGCGCCCTATACGAGCTTCATGCGCATCACTAACAGCACCTTCGGCGCGAATAACACTGGAATCATGAATATCATCGATTCCTATCTGTCGAACGTCGACTTCGCCAATAATTGGGGGCCTGGACTCGACCTGCGCTCGGGGAGCAACGCGAACACCATCACGAACACACGCTTCGAATGGAATAATGGGCCGGGGATTTCCACCTGGGCCAGCGGCGCCGACGCGGCGTTTGGCAATAATGTTTCGAACTGCTTCTTCGATCGCAACGGCAAGGCCGCCATCGTGCTCGAACATGCGATCAATTGGAACATCTCGAATAATTTCTTCTATCGGAACGGACGCCTCGCAACAGTCGCCTCCGAAAACGCGCAGATCACCATGGCCAATTCGAGCAAGATCACCATCACGGGCGGATCGAGCGAGACGGGCAAGGACAACGATGGGGCTGGCGCGCGCACCCCCAGCTATGTCGTCTCCTACGGCTCCGGGAACAGTTACTTCGCGCTGCGCGGATTGATCGCCGGCGGCAAATATTCGGCGACAAATATTCACGGCGGCTACACCGTTGCGCCCACTCTCGGCGCCGCGCCCACGACCGGCAGCCTGATCGACCCGATCTACTGA
- a CDS encoding DUF1476 domain-containing protein, with translation MSTFDQREDSFEKRYVHDEELRFRAEARRNKLVGLWAAEKLGKTGADAQAYAEALVAAEVSAHADEQVVATVKKDFEAAGVDQSEHQIRRTMDEMLAKAKAEIQAGE, from the coding sequence ATGAGCACTTTCGACCAGCGCGAAGATTCGTTCGAGAAACGCTACGTCCACGATGAAGAGCTGAGATTCCGCGCCGAGGCGCGCCGCAACAAGCTCGTCGGCCTCTGGGCGGCGGAGAAGCTCGGCAAGACGGGCGCGGACGCCCAGGCCTATGCCGAGGCCCTGGTGGCGGCGGAAGTCTCCGCGCATGCCGATGAGCAGGTCGTCGCGACGGTGAAAAAGGACTTCGAGGCCGCCGGCGTCGACCAGTCCGAACATCAGATCCGTCGCACGATGGACGAGATGCTCGCCAAGGCCAAGGCGGAAATCCAGGCGGGCGAGTAA